The following is a genomic window from Desulfatibacillum aliphaticivorans DSM 15576.
CCGGCGCCTACTGCGACGGCGGCACATGCTCCCGGGCGGAAGCCATGGGCCTGGACCCGCACGACTACTTGCTAAGAAACGACTCCTACAATTTTTTCAAAAAAACGGAGGAACTGGTCATTACCGGTCCCACCATGACCAATGTCATGGACCTGCGTCTCATACTGATATCCTGATCACTTATTGAATTTAGGGCTGTTTCTGAAAGGACTCCTTCATGCTCGACATCCTGCACTGCGCCCTTGGCCTGATCGCCATGCCCCTTATTGCTCTGGCTTTTTCCGAAAATCGCAAGAACATCCAACTCAAGACCGTCATATCGGCCATTGTCCTCCAGCTTATATTGGCCCTGGTCTTTTTGAAAATGCCGGGCGCGCAAAGCGTATTTCTGGCTTTGAACAAAGTTGTCGGAGCATTGGAAACCGCTGCCAGGGCGGGCACCACCTTTGTTTTCGGATACCTGGGCGGCGGCGAGTCCTTTCCCTTTGAGGTGACGAATCAAGGAGCATCCTATATTTTCGGCCTACGGGGGCTTTGGCTTATCCTGGTCATGAGCGCCCTATCCTCCCTGCTGTTTTATTGGAAAATTCTGCCTCTCATCGTCCGGGGCTTCGCCTGGCTCCTGCGCCGGTCTTTGGGTGTGGGCGGAGCCGAAGGTCTGGGGCTGGCCGCCAACGTATTCGTGGGCATGATCGAGGCGCCTTTATTCGTCAAGCCCTATCTCAGAGACATTTCCCGGGGCGAGTTGTTCGCCCTCATGACGGGCGGCATGGCCACCGTGGCAGGCACGGTGCTGGTGCTATACGCCAGCTTTTTAAAGCCCGTATTGCCCGATGCGTTAGGTCATCTGCTGGTGGCCTCCATCATCAGTGCGCCGGCGGCAATCGCCATAGCCCGCATTATGATTCCCAGCGACAGCGTTACGGAAGGCCAAATGAGCATCCCCAATCCCGCATCCAGTTCCATGGAAGCCATCACCAACGGCGGAACCGAAGGCATGAAGCTCTACCTGAATGTCATCGCCATGCTGGTAGTCTGCGTGGCCATGGTGGAGTTGGTGAATATCTGCCTTGGGTGGGTCCCAAACATCGGAGGCGAGGCCGTCACCCTTCAACGGATTTTGGGCATGATCATGGCGCCCATCGTCTGGCTCATAGGCATTCCCTGGTCCGAATGCGTGACCGCAGGCAGCCTCATGGGCGTCAAGACGGTCCTGAACGAGTTCCTGTCTTACCTGGCTCTAGCCGGAACTCCGGCGGAGCAATTGTCGCCCCGGTCCGTGTTGATCATGACCTACGCCATGTGCGGGTTCGCCAATTTGGGATCTTTGGGCATCATGATCGGCGGCCTGGGCATGATGGTGCCCGAGCGGAGAACGGAGATTGTGGGCCTGGGGTTCAAATCCATCATCGCCGGCACCCTGGCCACCCTCATGACCGGCGCCATCGCAGGGATTTTGTTCTCAGGATAAAGACAAAAGCAAAAAGCCTCCGGCGGCAAACTCTTTTTCCATACGCCGCAAAACGGCAAAAAAGTTTGATCAAAAACCTTCAAATTGCGCTGCGCGCGAGAATACGAAAATGGGCGTCCAATTTTTCTTGC
Proteins encoded in this region:
- a CDS encoding NupC/NupG family nucleoside CNT transporter — protein: MLDILHCALGLIAMPLIALAFSENRKNIQLKTVISAIVLQLILALVFLKMPGAQSVFLALNKVVGALETAARAGTTFVFGYLGGGESFPFEVTNQGASYIFGLRGLWLILVMSALSSLLFYWKILPLIVRGFAWLLRRSLGVGGAEGLGLAANVFVGMIEAPLFVKPYLRDISRGELFALMTGGMATVAGTVLVLYASFLKPVLPDALGHLLVASIISAPAAIAIARIMIPSDSVTEGQMSIPNPASSSMEAITNGGTEGMKLYLNVIAMLVVCVAMVELVNICLGWVPNIGGEAVTLQRILGMIMAPIVWLIGIPWSECVTAGSLMGVKTVLNEFLSYLALAGTPAEQLSPRSVLIMTYAMCGFANLGSLGIMIGGLGMMVPERRTEIVGLGFKSIIAGTLATLMTGAIAGILFSG